One Argentina anserina chromosome 6, drPotAnse1.1, whole genome shotgun sequence genomic window, ATAACGTGGTCCAAGATTAGTTTAAGTTGCTCTGTTCTGCTCTGTTTTCCTCTGTTTCTCATCTCCTTTTCATAAAACAGTCATAAGTATATCTATTAAAGCAGTAGCAGAAAGCAAGCAAGTAATTATTTCACATTGGTAATCTGTTTTTAAACTTCATACAGCTAATGGGTAACATTTTGTTTGATTCAACATAAACAATATACActcctttttcatttttttatttcttgtgCTGGGTTAGAATATAGTATAATGTTAGTGTCTTATGTATGACAATAAAGAATACCACAGTGAGATTCTGATatgttctttttgttttcacAGGATAAAGCTCAGGACTTTGATTCACAGCAGCAGCAATGGAAAGGCTAAACTCGAAGCTGTACTTGCAGAATGTTTACATAATGAAGGAGAATGAGAGGCTGAGGAAGAAGGCACAGCTTCTGAACCAAGAGAACCAGGCCCTTCTTTCAGAACTGAAGCAGAAGCTTTCGAAGCCAAACAAAGCCAACGGTGGATCAAACACTGTGCCTGATCTGAATCTCAACCTGAGCTCTAACAACTTGTTGAACAACAACTCGAACAATCATCCTTCCGGTTCCAGCAACTGAAAGCTTTTAGATTTGTGGACCAAATCTCTCTATGACCCCACTAGGACTTACCCCTTTTTTGTGTGTATTATTTTTAAGCTAGTCAGAAGTGGTAGTTTTCAGATTTAGGTACATAGGACAAGTAGCAGTGGTAGTGTGCATTCTCTTTGTGTTTTACAAGGATGTTTAACTCTGCTGCTGCTTCTGCTTCCATATTTTATTACGTGTCTTCTTTCTTTTGGGGGGCCTTAGGATATGAACTTCTGCATGGTCAACAAGGATATGTGTATCAAGCTTTTGAGCTAGAAAGAAATATAATATCACTGTAGCTTTGCCTCTGTTACTAACTGTTTCCTCTCCATCCTCTCAATATCCTAATTGGAATTAGTGCACTCATCTGAAAATACCAAACCTCATCAAATGGTGTAATGCTTCAAAAAATGGTcgaaaacccagaaacaatTAACAGAAATTGATACATATTTCCTTCATTTCCcccatcttttcatttctatcaACTGTAAAAACTTGACAGTATCTTTACTTGGAGATTCAGAGCTTCACCCTCTTGGAAAATCACCTGATTAATAATACTTTGATAGGCAAACTGTATGTAACTAAATATAAATCCCACAAAGCTATTGTAACGTTGTCCAAGTAAGAATTAGTTAGAAGATAAAGACAAAGTATAACTCTTAATCATGCATGCAATGTAATCCAGTGTTCCATATACTGGATTCTAACGGTAAAACTTGGCAGCATCTTATTACTTGCGACTTGCGACACATGAAAAAAACTCCTCTCTATATCTCATAATTCTCACGTTCAAATTTACCCGTTAGATACATACAGATGAGCAAAACTGGAAATACTCACATTATCTGGTGCTTCCAAGTTGGCATGTCACATGGTTTTGACTGCTGTGAAACTTGGTAACATGTATATTCCGGAAGCCTGTTACGCTTCTAAAAGAGTCAAAGATCTTTCACATTTCTCACATATTTCACTTACCATCACAAATGGTTCTGCTGCTTCGGCACgattgattaatgaaaacttgtTGATCACGGTTACCTTCTTGGTCTTTGTTTGCTTAAATATCAACTACGtttttgaagaaaactgtTTCTTGACCAAATAACCCAAATTGGTAAAGATAGTTTCAGTATTTCTCTTTTCGAAATTTCCTCTAATTCCCGTCACAGTTGAGCCTTACCcttgaacatgaaaaatcaaATTACCCAAAATCTTGCCTCTGATTTACTCATCGTTGTTGAGAAATCAAACTTTCAATGctcatttaatttgttatCTATTCACTTACTAACATCTCCTCTGCTATACATGCTACTTCTTTGACCATTTTAGAGGACACAGAGACATAGAAGATCGTAGATAGAGAAACTGTTGGTTTCGCAGATCTCATTAATTAGAAACTTTTTGAGTGAGATAGCTTTATCACTTGTGTTACATGTTCGCTtaactaattaataattacagtataattataaatgattatacagtatatacaACACCCTTATTTTTTGTACATgaacaaaatatgaaattaacTTATATTCTTAGCTAACGCTTGTGTTTAATAGCAAAACCATCGCAGAATGAATATTTAAAAAGTATGTACATGcatataaattttatattgGATAGGGTCTTTTCATTCAGATTCTATCTGAGGGGAGAGTTGATGTGAGGATCTAATCCAAGGTCATAAAACATCAGAAGGACTCAGAACAGAAAGTCAATGTGAGTTCAtaagtttgaaaaaataaacccagaaaatcaaaatcatggTAATGGACGTGACAATATGTGACATAGTCCTCAGTTGACCATCACATACAACATAAGAAAATGTCTAATCAGAACTTAATGTGCCTAGCTAGGTTCTCAAATGCCCTACATGGTACCTTTAATAAGACCCTCTGAGAGGTATCCATACCCACATCATCACAAGCTCAGCAAAATCAATTTGAGGGTTGAAAATAGGATCCAAAGGGTTATGATGACTG contains:
- the LOC126799926 gene encoding protein LITTLE ZIPPER 3, with translation MERLNSKLYLQNVYIMKENERLRKKAQLLNQENQALLSELKQKLSKPNKANGGSNTVPDLNLNLSSNNLLNNNSNNHPSGSSN